The Dreissena polymorpha isolate Duluth1 chromosome 2, UMN_Dpol_1.0, whole genome shotgun sequence nucleotide sequence tttctttcgaaaataaaatgaattatagtaaagtaaaatcttcttttcgcggtcgtaatgtgttaaaattcgcatactgcgtaaaattgaatgtaggcatatggtgatattttttacttgttttacagtttgtgtgtgaattttttaaagactattttgcgtaccagaacaaatacatgtatatcactacgcatggttacatttgttagattttaagcgcttttatgactgaattaaaattattgttaaggttattagatctatttatgttaaatgtcacgttgaaaaaatcaaatgggatataGCAAATGCGCATAAATGTGAAATGCAAGAAAACGgatttaaagcatgtgcgtaaagtgtcgtcgcagataagcgaatcagggacgacactttccgcctatacatCAACAGAAAGGGCCAGTCGTGTCGTATTTATATTCGCAACGTTTGGTTTTCGTGTTTCGTAACATCGTATCGCCACGTATCGCCACGCGCTTCGCCATTTTGAATTCAGTATGCGCAAAAGAAAGCAAATACACTAACACGTGATATAGTGTGACGAAAGTCCCCAAATGTGTATTCAGCAAATGCGAACTTGACAagaacaatattgttttaaattatgtgtaaaaaacctaaggaaaaaacaacaacctgttAAAAAATCGTTTAGGGCTTAATTTCATaaactatataatatattaacatacaAATTCATAGGTATATAGGTATCAAAGCGGCgaaatgccatgcacaagaaccacaaTCATACACTTTCTCTAGTTACACTTATTATCCACCGCCATAGGCAGAGGATACTGTTTTGGCGTTGCCCGTTcgtccgtcttttcgtccgtctttccgtccgtccggagccatatcttggaagtgctgtggcggatttcattgaaacttggtatgagtatatatatggataagaggatgatgcacgccaaatgtaatcgtacaccatctgttaataacggagttatggccttttgtgtcttgaacaaatgcatttttgtgtgtccggagccatatcttagaagtgcttttgcggatttcattgaaacttggtatgagtatatatatggataagaggataaggcacgctaaatggcattgtacaccatctgtcaATAACGGAGTTATgcccctttgtatcttgaaaaaaaaaagctttttgagtgtcaaatataacattttgtgtccAGAGTTTTTTTTTACGTCACGCTATCATATATTCagttgatttttggtatgtgagtctacctaagttacctacagatgaagtgtagAATTCGTTCCGGTCCGTTGATTTTTGACGAAGATACGGCCTTTGACTGACCTCAATGTTTGCAAAGGGacgtaataagctttaaaggcaAATAATTTGTATTGATCATTGTGCATATACAAGGTCATTttgacaagggaagtaatatttttttaaagagatataatTCAAGGTTTGAatttctataaatagaaagtAAAAGGCACGGAGATATGAGACAAAGCGGATatagaaattttctctataataaccgttttccggaagCTTTTTATTCAacacttttaaatatatttatatatatattagtattGAGCTTATTTTTTTGTATGCGACATCAACATACATGCCTTACGGATGAAGTGTAATTTTCGTTCCGGTTTATTGATTTGTGCGGAAGTAAATGGCCTTTGACTttgaaattttctgtaaaataacCGTTTTCCGTTTTTAAGAAACCCTGTCAGTTTCAGACTAAAAGAGCCGCCGAGggacttcaaagcgcagtaggggcattgtgtatcACACACGCAGCTACTGTTTTGTGTATGATAAAACTTTTCaggtctatatctcagataccacgtaagacttcaacatgaaacttcatgggtgtattgatattaatgaggggAAGTGCCATGCGTAAGAAGCACAAGcattcactttcttaaataagagttattgccctttgttgttttttgaaTGATGGAACTTTTAATCGCTACAGCTttaaacaattaccctacacatATTGTTTGACACACTCTATTAGGCGAAGGGTATCAATTCAaccaattcaacgaatttgcttgttgtttgtgAGTAATCTTTGCGAGggttataacaatatttacaaacataaataaatgcattttatgcaTGAATAATTACAGTATTTCAtgcatatataaatgtataaataaatatatataaacaactgCATTAATTCACACAGaaatacaagcatacattaaCGAAAAACATACATgaataatagtaataaaaaacaaataaaacacgcAGAAAGGAAATTAAAGTACTAATCGATGTGGCAAAGTTGACAAAGAATTTTGTTGTCTATGTAGTTACCAAATGAAGAAGTATATTATACTATCAAATATCAAATTTGCACCGATAGGAATATTTTTCAGAACACGTGGGTGTAAAATGGAAACTCTAAtacaataaatagtttacaaCATTAAGTTAAAAGAAGTATATGCATGCCGTATTATACTTACGCTGATAGTGAAGACGTGAATACCGTTGAAagtatatataaaaagatataagACTTAAGATAAAAAACGTTCACCTTGACACATACGAATAACAACAAACAAAACGGAAAGATGTTTACATTTAAAGATAGCTATGGGGCCTTGGTAGAAGTAAACCATAGAGTTACGCGGAACAAGTTCCATAACCCGACACTTTTGTCTGCTATAGCACTATCTTGTACAAGAGCAGAGACGACAACTGGCGCAataacagatgtaacgacggccacaactggtacagaaacagatgtaacgacggccactactggtacagaaacagatgtaacgacggccactactggtacagaaacagatgttaCGACtgccactactggtacagaaacagatgtaacgacgaccACAACTAgtgcaggaacagatgtaacgacggccactactggtacagaaatcgatgtaacgacggccgcatctggtgcaggaacagatgtaacgacggccactactggtacagagACAGAGGTAACGACGGCTAATACTGGTACAGAAATAGATGTAACGACTGCCACTagtggtacagaaacagatgtaacgacgaccACAACTAGTGaaggaacagatgtaacgacggccactactgttACAGAAAGAGATATAACGACTGCCATTACTGGAACAGAAACAGATTTAACGTCGGCCGCATCTGATgtaggaacagatgtaacgacggccactactggaacagaaacagatgtaacgacggccacttctggtacagaaacagatgtaacgacggccactactggtacagagacagatgtaacgacggctactactggtacagaa carries:
- the LOC127866883 gene encoding uncharacterized protein LOC127866883 translates to MRGSAMQTEVTTANTGTEIDVTTATSGTETDVTTTTTSEGTDVTTATTVTERDITTAITGTETDLTSAASDVGTDVTTATTGTETDVTTATSGTETDVTTATTGTETDVTTATTGTETDVTTTTTSAGTDVTTATTDVGTDVTTATTGTETDVTTAASGVGTDVSTAITGTETDVTTATGGTETNVTTVTTGTETDLTTATTGTETDVTTTTTSAGTDKQI